The following proteins come from a genomic window of Anabas testudineus chromosome 3, fAnaTes1.2, whole genome shotgun sequence:
- the LOC113173915 gene encoding interleukin-1 receptor-like 1 — MMEKAFVLLLLLLHTSSTGVCSSEPEEINIKAGEMVALQCPYQSHSGDTRWVWTAYTPQEMALTSDTSCAKQGQMDVLVHGRSLVFLRASVKHQGNYSCSLGNASSQFRLTVYNTENKEKFSKICTAEESCTLSCPEVNIPDVNTLNMTSNPITWRKEGESLPNNGYFQSVGKEDKGVYICTRSYLYCGEKYNMTFTMVLDVKPKEPRKTEAITSPYNNDVFRVDLGSVVVIDCKAVAYSNFTEVFWLRDTSFVETNDSFPVFYNSTEEKKMDERKITASLVIKKVSEEDLSSKFTCKLESDSQMSVIVTITLAQKARPSYVSLVAAIVSIVVVMTVTVVIYVKFKIDLTLFLRDTLGCHRSPSDGKSYDAFLLCYDSDTDAGLKDCDRKWLESVLESSYGYSLCLYDRDILPGRAEAQAVLDCIENSRAVVLVPTPPDSGPGSALLSAIHAALVEHQSHLVFIKTEESQVPSSGSVGEALQLLGEAGDYVTWKGSSSLTSSSSFLKQLRYYLPAPQHPPKHRLLLQTAQDVTSGLNV, encoded by the exons ATGATGGAGAAAGCGTttgtcctcctcctgcttctcctccacaCATCATCGACAG gtgtgtgttcCTCAGAACCCGAGGAGATAAACATCAAGGCAGGTGAGATGGTAGCTCTGCAGTGCCCCTATCAGTCTCACAGTGGTGACACCAGATGGGTCTGGACTGCTTACACCCCCCAGGAGATGGCTCTGACCAGTGACACGTCATGTGCTAAGCAGGGGCAGATGGATGTGCTGGTTCATGGACGGAGCCTTGTGTTTTTGAGAGCATCTGTAAAGCATCAGGGGAACTACTCCTGTTCTCTGGG GAATGCCAGCAGTCAGTTCAGGCTGACAGTATACAACACAGAGAATAAAGAGAAGTTCTCGAAGATTTGTACTGCAGAAGAGTCCTGCACACTGTCTTGTCCTGAAGTCAACATCCCTGATGTCAATACCCTGAATATGACCAGTAACCCTATTACATGGCGCAAG GAAGGTGAGTCTTTGCCAAACAATGGCTACTTCCAGAGTGTGGGAAAAGAAGATAAAGGTGTCTACATCTGTACAAGATCCTACTTGTATTGTGGTGAAAAATATAACATGACCTTTACGATGGTGCTTGATGTCAAACCAAAAG AACCCAGGAAAACTGAAGCAATCACTTCGCCCTATAACAATGATGTATTTCGTGTAGATTTGG GCTCAGTGGTCGTGATCGACTGTAAAGCTGTTGCGTATTCAAACTTTACTGAGGTGTTCTGGTTGAGGGACACATCATTTGTGGAAACGAATGACAGCTTCCCTGTTTTCTACAATTCCacaga GGAAAAAAAGATGGATGAAAGAAAGATTACAGCATCTCTTGTCATCAAAAAAGTGTCAGAGGAGGATCTGTCAAGTAAATTCACCTGTAAACTAGAGTCAGATTCCCAGATGTCAGTCATCGTCACCATCACCCTGGCCCAAAAAG CTCGTCCGTCCTATGTCTCCCTGGTTGCTGCCATTGTCTCCATAGTAGTGGTGATGACTGTGACTGTAGTGATCTATGTGAAGTTTAAAATCGATCTCACTCTTTTCCTACGAGACACTCTTGGGTGTCACAGGAGCCCCTCAG ATGGAAAGAGCTACGATGCCTTTTTGTTGTGCTATGACAGCGACACAGATGCAGGACTAAAAGACTGTGACAGAAAATGGCTGGAGAGTGTGTTGGAATCATCTTATGGTTACAGCCTCTGTCTTTATGATCGTGACATCTTACCAGGAAGAG CTGAAGCTCAGGCAGTGTTAGACTGCATAGAGAATAGCCGGGCAGTGGTTTTGGTTCCCACACCCCCAGACTCGGGTCCAGGGTCTGCACTCCTGAGTGCCATCCACGCAGCCCTTGTGGAGCATCAGTCTCACCTGGTTTTCATCAAAACTGAGGAATCGCAGGTGCCATCATCAGGTTCAGTAGGAGAGGCTCTTCAACTTCTGGGCGAGGCTGGAGACTACGTCACATGGAAGGGCAGCAGCTCCCTGACATCCTCGTCCTCCTTCTTGAAACAGCTTCGGTATTATCTGCCAGCCCCACAGCATCCACCAAAACATAGACTTTTACTTCAGACAGCACAGGATGTTACATCGGGGTTAAACGTTTAG
- the LOC113174862 gene encoding interleukin-18 receptor 1-like yields the protein MMVNILPVALLPVLTLLTGVSPLKPEEIYVKTGEMVVLHCPHSTKHNHNDNNNVVWTSYTTQEMYVINNKSAGQKQMLIAGRSLVILIASVNHEGNYSCSVGNASSQFRLTVYNTQSTENEERNKYSKTCYAPESCTLSCPEVNIPDVNTLNMTSNPITWHRQGDSSSKDSYFSSVEKEDHGVYTCTRSYQFQGQLYNMTFTVILDVQPQKKSGKPMILSPYKSDVFYVDLGSTVVIDCKAVVHSDFDEVFWLSDTSFVETNDSFPIFYNYTMEDNNVGIDVTASLVFKKVSEEDLSRRYTCKLESASELSSFVTVTLASKVCPLPLLLALGIVGILVVVIIAVVYAKFKIHIALFIRDNLGCHSSTSDRKNYDAFLMCYGNETDAGLNEDNRQWLKSVLEEKFGYCLCLYNRKIIPGKAEAQAVLDCIEQSQKVVLVPTTPDCGLGSDVLNDIHLTLVQRQSHLVFIKTEKTKVPSSGSVPEALKLLGETDFVTWKGSSSMIHTSSFFKELRYYLPAPQHPTKTRLLPREATHYDNC from the exons GTGTGTCTCCCCTGAAGCCTGAGGAGATATATGTCAAGACAGGAGAGATGGTGGTGCTGCATTGCCCTCATTCCACGAAGCACAATcacaatgacaataacaatGTAGTCTGGACAAGTTACACCACACAGGAGATGTATGTGATCAACAACAAGTCAGCTGGGCAGAAGCAGATGCTGATCGCTGGGAGAAGCCTTGTGATACTGATTGCATCAGTAAACCATGAAGGGAATTACTCTTGCTCTGTGGG AAATGCCAGCAGTCAGTTCAGGCTGACAGTATACAACACACAGTCCACAGAGAATGAAGAGAGGAACAAGTACTCGAAGACTTGTTATGCACCAGAGTCCTGCACACTGTCTTGTCCTGAAGTCAACATCCCTGATGTCAATACCCTGAATATGACCAGTAACCCTATTACATGGCACAGG CAAGGTGACTCATCATCAAAAGATAGTTACTTCTCCAGTGTGGAAAAAGAAGACCATGGTGTCTACACCTGTACCAGATCTTACCAGTTTCAGGGTCAATTATATAACATGACCTTTACAGTAATACTTGATGTCCAACCACAGA AAAAATCTGGGAAACCAATGATTCTTTCACCCTACAAAAGTGATGTCTTTTACGTAGATTTAG GATCAACAGTGGTCATTGACTGTAAAGCTGTTGTGCATTCAGACTTTGATGAAGTGTTCTGGTTGAGTGACACATCATTTGTGGAAACGAACGACAGCTTCCCAATTTTCTACAATTATACCAT GGAAGATAATAACGTGGGAATAGATGTTACAGCATCTCTGGTCTTCAAAAAAGTGTCAGAGGAGGATCTGTCAAGACGTTACACGTGTAAACTGGAATCTGCATCTGAATTATCAAGCTTTGTTACTGTCACCCTGGCCTCAAAAG TTTGtcctcttcccctcctcctgGCTCTCGGCATTGTGGGAATCTTGGTGGTGGTCATTATTGCAGTTGTTTACGCAAAGTTTAAAATTCATATCGCTCTTTTCATAAGAGACAATCTTGGCTGCCACAGCAGCACCTCAG atcGAAAAAACTACGATGCCTTTTTGATGTGTTATGGAAATGAGACAGATGCAGGACTGAATGAGGACAACAGACAGTGGCTGAAAAGTGTTTTGGAGGAGAAGTTTGgttactgtctgtgtctctacAATCGCAAGATCATACCAGGAAAAG ctGAAGCTCAGGCAGTGTTAGACTGCATAGAGCAGAGCCAGAAAGTAGTTTTGGTTCCCACCACTCCAGATTGTGGTCTAGGTTCTGATGTTCTGAATGACATCCACCTAACCCTTGTGCAGCGGCAGTCTCACTTGGTTTTCAtcaaaactgagaaaacaaaggTGCCGTCATCAGGTTCAGTACCAGAAGCTCTAAAGCTTCTTGGTGAGACTGACTTTGTCACCTGGAAGGGCTCCAGCTCTATGATCCacacctcctctttcttcaaGGAGCTACGCTACTATCTACCTGCCCCACAGCATCCAACAAAAACGAGGCTTTTGCCTCGAGAAGCTACCCACTATGATAACTGTTAA